The Nakaseomyces glabratus chromosome H, complete sequence genome segment GAATCAATAGAGTGGGACTAAGTCAATCAACACTATAATAGATACTCGAATTacttcattaatttttaaatcaaataattctCAACTATAGCACTGCCTGCAACCTGAATTGCTCCATATCGAATTGATAATAGTCTTGCTATTTTGAATTCTCATCGAATTCCTTAAGCTATGAAATTGCTGTGGTAAGCCTTAAAGGTGAGCTTTAGTATAATATGAAACGTAAAAGTCACAtgtaaaatatattaaCTGAATATACACAATACGCTAGCAATTCATACATCACAATGATCCCACATTGTGACATGGTTCCTTTTTGTGTAATATACTTAGGgtaaatttatattatgcCATGGCTAAATGTATACGAATAAATGCTCTATCATATGAATATACCTGGGTCAGAAGCTGACAAGATAATAATCGAAGGACTGGTAAACGTGAactttcaaagatatttttaTGGTTTATCAGATAGGTCTAGGAATTGATTAGATCAGTGGCATTATTCCATGAGAAGTGAAACTACTCACATTAACGCTGATATAGTATGCTTATCCAACTAAAAAAATGCATAGTGGAAAAAATCGTAATGTTTTGGTTCTATCTTTAATTCCCACCTTTGCTCTTGCTTTTGGCCttcttgtctttcttgtctttcttgtctttcttgtctttcttgtctttcttgtctttcttgtctttcttgtctttcttagctttcttgtctttcttagctttcttgtctttcttAGCTTTCTTATCCTTTTTATGTTTCTTACTTACCTTGTAATCTTCATcgtattttcttttctttgatacCTTGAATGAATCAGATACCACCGTTACAGTCTTGCTCTCCTTCAAGTCCGGCTTTTCATCTATGGTTCCTTTAAGTCCAGTACCCTTTACAAACCATTGATAGAGCGGTGAGCTACTTTTCGGTACCCCTGATGCAACTACTGAATTCTGCTTAAACACAATCTCACCATCAGAGTTAGAGTCCGTTGAAACATCTAAATTCTTCAACTGACCATCAAATAAACGCTCCCACCATGCCTCACCGTCATTGTGCCCAACAGCACCCCCGAGACCCTTCTTGTCCCTCTTATGCTTCACCAATATCGGTTTCTTTAATGATCCTTTCCGAAGGCCCTCACCTTCTTGCCATCCATATGACTTTAAGTAACTCTTACCATCCATTGCTTCACAATAGATTATATCTGGTATTCCAAATGGCTAAGACAAATCCAAAATTTCAGACAAATTCAAAACCAATACCTTGTACTTAAACAGATATTAAACTAATAAAACCGTCTTGAAATGCTTTACTGATAATACTCACTTTAGTattgaagctcatcgcatcgcatcgcttttgaaaatttgtcaaaatatcgctgaaatttttcagtcTATGCCATATATAGGCTGATGAGACTAATTTCTACAAATTTTGGCATTCTGAAGAGCATGATATGTACAAGCTAGACCAATTCTGATATATGCCATACCCTTGTTATCATTTACTGTGAGTTGAAATTATTGCTAATGGGAACTCAACATGGAAATCATAGTGGTCCCAAGAGGTCGCCGAAGAGAATAAGGGAAAGGTGTACGGTTTTAGTAGAGAATGTTCCCAAGAGTTATAACCAAGGTAAGATAAAGAAGTTCTTCAAGGATTGTGGTGATGTATTGCAGGTCAATAGCTATGAATCCTGGAGAGAAGGCAACCGTTGCCAAATGGCTCGAGTTGAGTTTGCCGACGAGGATGGGGCACGCAGTGCATTGACTAGGACGTTAAGAAACATGGGTAGTAACACTATAGAAGTAAATGAACTGAAGGACTCCACTGTCTGGATGACCAATTATCCACCAACTTTCCAACAAAGAGATATTAGGAATATATTCAAGGACCATAAAATTGTTGCGTTAAACGTACGGTTGCCTTCACTAAGATTTAATTCTAACAGAAGATTTGCATATGTAGATTTGCCAAATATGGAAAGCCTGGACAAGGCAATTCAACTATTAAATGGCAAGGATATTAATGGATATAAATTGGTGGTAAAGAAGTCAAATCCCGAGAATAGGGACAAGAGGTCCGATGCACCAGTCCttgaaagaagagagaTAATAATACGGAATCTTCCTAAAACAATGCTTGTAAAAGATACTCTTCTggatatttttaaaaaatatggaGCTATTGATGATTTACGAATTCCAAAAAAGCAGCTTGAAATGCTCTCAGATCTAAACCATGGTTGCGCTTTTGTTGTATACACAAATCCCGAGGACGCTAAATCTGCATTGGAAATGAACAATCatgttattgatgatataaaaatatctgTTAACCTATCTGATTCTCATGCGTACCTTGAGAGAAAGGAGGTGAATCGAATCATAAATAGTAAGCACACTGAAAAATATGCTGCCATTTATCCTATATCGGACAAAACTTCTAAGGAACAAATAAGAAATTTTATAAACGATAAAAATGCTGTTTTAGTTGAAGAACTAAAGAATATTTATCTTGTTACTGATTACAAAGCGGTGTTCCtgaaatttgaaagagagTCTACAGCGGCTAAAGCTATGCTTCAGTTAAACAATAGCACATTTGATAGGAAAACAATTAAATGTACGACCATCAGAGAGTTGATGAATTTTAGTTCAGTAAATACCAACTAAGTCATATTTATTAACATGCGTTCAAAACCAAACTAAATATATAGCatcaaaaaaagataacTATGTAATTCAAACATAGTACCATTTATTTACATGATCTGGAACAGGAGTATCTGGCAAACGGTCATCTTTTACTGAGATTGATGTACCTTTCCTTTCTGTTGTGGGAAGTAAAATGTTAGGGGATGCCGATATCTTTCCAGCAACCAATCCTTTCCATTCCTGATGACATTGTTCAATTGTCTTCATTGTCTTGTCATAATCTTGAAACTCACCATTGAAAGCAAATTCATTTACTGGCTTACCTGTAGGAACTTTATAATTCTTAAACCAATACCTTGTGGCATCCAACAATCCAGGACAATATTTCTCTACATCCGCCAGATTGTTAATTTTCTCATGCATAGGATCCTCTGTATTTATGACCATGATTTTCCAATCTAGTTCACCGTCGTCTACCAGTGCAAGAGATCCAAGTACTTTTACCGTTTTTATATCTCCCATCTTAAGCACCGTCGACCCAATATCGCAACAGTCCAATGGATCATTGTCACCAAATAAGGGCTCTTTGACTCCAGgtaatgaagatgaagaagtaaCATTTTCCCAAGTTTGAGGAATTGCACCATAATTATGGATGTATCCGTGGTATgggaatatattatttacaaaTCTGACTTTTCCCTTCTTAACATCTTGTGTAATCGGATTCAGCTTTAATTCTTTGGATATTTCAAACTTACCACTACTCCACCTGGGAACCTCAACAACCATATTTACATAGCACTTGTCCTTTTGTATTCCAATGGGTACATCATGGAAATACGAACCGACACTCCCATCCTCTAGTTTCAGGTACTGTCTGTATGTGGTAGAATACTTAGAACCTTGTCTAATGCTACCATAGGCTCTTCGGCATTGATTTATGAGAGCcaattttttgaaagcCATTTTGTAGCATTGCATTTTGTGGATATAGATACAGGATGTGCCCAAAAGCTACTGTTAATTCGATCTTCAGACATCTTCTATAGATCAGTACATCTCCTCCTAATGGATCAGGCAGTCTCTTTGAACCTTCTAAATGTCCACTTCTTGATAACACAACGATTGGTCACATGGTTTATACAGCATAATCATAGTTAGAGAGGAATAGGATATTACTTAAAAGTCtattgatatattaaagtctttgatatattatGGTCAATACAATACTAAATACCATTAgtatcattaaaaattaatagtACTAGGCTAATGTTACAAGATAAATGTGTAATATAGTTgcaaaaaagaatgaaaatTAGATGATGTTTTATGACAATGGTATGGTTAATGCTGTGTGGTAAAGAACTGAGTTTTACAATTCTATTACAATTCTTCAGGGGTTTCAAATGGGTTTTCTGAGTGAGACTCTTGCTTGGATAGATGCGATATCTTTTCCTCTACAAGGCCTTCCTTTGGAGGATTGCCTAAAATTGTGATTTTACCATCTTCATTTATTACAGCACCCTCATCTGAAGCCTGTATAACACTAGCTATGTCATCAATCAAATACGTTGAGATACCATGAGGATCTCTAGGTAGCCACAGGACGGGTAGTTCTGCACTCACAGCTGGGAAGTTATATGCATTTCTtatatcatcttcatctttcaATTCATCGGGATCCTCAAGGTTATAGATTTCTGGAATTCTGTGTTTAACAGCCTTGAAGGACAAAAAGATATGTGGAAGGAAAAATCTCTTCCATGATGAAACTTGTGGAATTTTCTTTACATGACCATCAGCAAGTAATTCGGTCGTATCCAATACATTGATATCCTTTCTTGGCGAACTAGTCCTTATTGGTGCATCTTCGTTCTCCAATGTGTTATCACTGTGGAAGCTATCCCTGTAACTAACATCCTTTGccagtggtgatgaagatgcaTACCCAGAGCTCTTGAGCGCTAAATGGGCCCTCGAAGATCCAAATAATTTATGAGGTTCAtgattttcttcaattggaGCACAAGAGCTTTGCTGGTAGATGTTTTTATAGGATGGGGTGTCACTGATACCATCTGATGATTTCATTGTATCCACAGGGACAACTCTCATTAATTTATCAAAGGTCTTGTTGAAATATAAATGTATGATGGTGGTGACTGCCAGACCAATGGCCTGCAATACGATAGGTCCCCAACCCTTACCAACAGCAAATAGACCTAACAGACAAATTTGACCAATATACAAACCAACGATAGTCTGATACATTGCTCTAGGATAATGAACACCTCTAGCATCTGATGCTTCTTGCCAAACATAGGTTAAGTTGTAGAGGTAAGCAATGTACAATAATAGGAAGCCACAAGCACCgaataaaagaataattgGAGAAATAATAGCATATGAGAAGACGATTACAGCTAAATTGGTATAGATCGGAAAAGTTGTACCCCAATCAACACTACCTAAGGTGGTAAATCTGGtccatttctttcttggaGTTTTATCTAGCAAATATCCCAAGGCATAAAACATTGCCAAAGGAGAAATCTGTAATAGGGAACCAGACGCAATAGACATACCCTGAAGAATAATATAGGCAATAAAAAAGTTCGATGCTTTTGGCAGATTTTCAGCCAGCAATCT includes the following:
- the TMA23 gene encoding Tma23p (CAGL0H02189g~Ortholog(s) have role in ribosomal small subunit biogenesis and nucleolus, ribosome localization) translates to MDGKSYLKSYGWQEGEGLRKGSLKKPILVKHKRDKKGLGGAVGHNDGEAWWERLFDGQLKNLDVSTDSNSDGEIVFKQNSVVASGVPKSSSPLYQWFVKGTGLKGTIDEKPDLKESKTVTVVSDSFKVSKKRKYDEDYKVSKKHKKDKKAKKDKKAKKDKKAKKDKKDKKDKKDKKDKKDKKDKKDKKAKSKSKGGN
- the PRP24 gene encoding U6 snRNP complex subunit PRP24 (CAGL0H02211g~Ortholog(s) have U6 snRNA binding activity, role in spliceosomal complex assembly, spliceosomal tri-snRNP complex assembly and U6 snRNP localization), whose translation is MGTQHGNHSGPKRSPKRIRERCTVLVENVPKSYNQGKIKKFFKDCGDVLQVNSYESWREGNRCQMARVEFADEDGARSALTRTLRNMGSNTIEVNELKDSTVWMTNYPPTFQQRDIRNIFKDHKIVALNVRLPSLRFNSNRRFAYVDLPNMESLDKAIQLLNGKDINGYKLVVKKSNPENRDKRSDAPVLERREIIIRNLPKTMLVKDTLLDIFKKYGAIDDLRIPKKQLEMLSDLNHGCAFVVYTNPEDAKSALEMNNHVIDDIKISVNLSDSHAYLERKEVNRIINSKHTEKYAAIYPISDKTSKEQIRNFINDKNAVLVEELKNIYLVTDYKAVFLKFERESTAAKAMLQLNNSTFDRKTIKCTTIRELMNFSSVNTN
- the PPA2 gene encoding inorganic diphosphatase PPA2 (CAGL0H02233g~Ortholog(s) have inorganic diphosphatase activity, role in aerobic respiration and mitochondrion localization); this translates as MQCYKMAFKKLALINQCRRAYGSIRQGSKYSTTYRQYLKLEDGSVGSYFHDVPIGIQKDKCYVNMVVEVPRWSSGKFEISKELKLNPITQDVKKGKVRFVNNIFPYHGYIHNYGAIPQTWENVTSSSSLPGVKEPLFGDNDPLDCCDIGSTVLKMGDIKTVKVLGSLALVDDGELDWKIMVINTEDPMHEKINNLADVEKYCPGLLDATRYWFKNYKVPTGKPVNEFAFNGEFQDYDKTMKTIEQCHQEWKGLVAGKISASPNILLPTTERKGTSISVKDDRLPDTPVPDHVNKWYYV